One window of Alkaliphilus metalliredigens QYMF genomic DNA carries:
- a CDS encoding QueT transporter family protein — translation MNKYSKSRQQIFSGKEISSTQKLTISGITMALYVVLMFFTQGFAFGQFQIRIATSLYALSAIYPFLIVPLGLSNLLSNMIMGGLGLPDIVGGFMVGIITTSLIYLIKKYRFNDWFMALPIILGPGLIVPIWLTYLINVPYTLLAFSITIGQIIPGVVGVVLVKQLRDKIK, via the coding sequence ATGAATAAATACTCGAAATCAAGGCAACAAATTTTTAGTGGGAAAGAGATTTCTTCAACACAGAAGCTTACAATATCTGGGATTACAATGGCTTTATATGTAGTGTTGATGTTTTTCACCCAAGGTTTTGCATTTGGACAGTTCCAAATTAGGATTGCCACTTCGCTCTATGCTTTAAGTGCCATCTATCCTTTTTTAATTGTACCCTTAGGACTGAGTAATCTTTTGAGTAATATGATAATGGGAGGTTTGGGTCTACCGGATATAGTTGGTGGATTTATGGTGGGGATCATCACTACTAGTCTAATCTATCTGATTAAAAAGTACCGATTCAATGATTGGTTCATGGCACTACCCATTATTTTGGGACCGGGTCTAATCGTACCAATATGGTTAACCTATTTAATTAATGTACCTTATACATTATTAGCATTTAGTATTACCATAGGACAAATCATTCCTGGAGTTGTTGGCGTTGTATTAGTAAAGCAATTAAGAGACAAAATAAAATAA
- a CDS encoding rubrerythrin family protein: protein MSVNNAMTADFLRSAYGGESMAHMRYLIWGEVADKEGFPNTGRLFRAIGYAEYAHADNHFRELGDQKGDYTVPAGAVFGVGKTVENLQGGIDGELHEIEQMYPVYLETARFQKEKGAERAFHYALEAEKIHAKLFKEAQEAAKQGKDYDIGGIYVCEICGHTATNERPDRCPICGAKEELYKAFKK from the coding sequence ATGTCGGTTAACAATGCAATGACTGCTGATTTTTTACGTTCGGCATATGGAGGAGAAAGTATGGCTCATATGAGATACTTAATTTGGGGAGAGGTGGCAGATAAAGAGGGTTTTCCTAATACGGGAAGGTTGTTTAGAGCCATTGGTTATGCTGAGTATGCCCATGCTGATAATCATTTTAGAGAGCTTGGTGATCAAAAAGGTGATTATACGGTACCTGCTGGGGCTGTATTTGGAGTAGGTAAAACCGTAGAAAATCTTCAAGGCGGAATTGATGGAGAACTTCATGAAATAGAACAAATGTATCCTGTTTATTTGGAAACAGCACGATTCCAAAAGGAAAAAGGAGCAGAAAGAGCCTTTCACTATGCATTAGAAGCGGAGAAGATTCACGCTAAGCTTTTCAAAGAAGCTCAAGAAGCAGCTAAGCAAGGAAAGGACTATGATATAGGTGGAATCTATGTATGTGAGATTTGTGGACATACTGCAACCAATGAACGACCTGATCGGTGTCCAATTTGTGGAGCCAAAGAGGAATTGTACAAAGCATTCAAAAAATAA